The stretch of DNA CGAAAAATTCTGAGATAATTAAAAATTCTAACCATAGTAACGGAAAATATCTTTTATTATAATCACATTTTGTATAATTGAGTTTAGAAATATATCCAATTTCATAAAATAATAAAGCCTCCCATTTAGGAGGCTTTTAAGTTTATATTTCAGCTAAGAATTTTAACGTATCAATATTATCGGCATAATCCGTTAAGGTTGGTGTTTGCGTTTTTCCAAATTCCACATAGTTTGGATTATCTTTCATATCGTGTCCAACTACACATTGGATTTGATCTTGGTTTTCGTTTAAGAAAGATTTTACTTGATCTAAATCCTCATAAATTTCATAATTTACGACAGCAATTGGTGAATGTAAATTTTGATCTTTCTTTAATAAAACAAAGTTGTTATCTAAGAAATCATCTTTTCCTAATAAGTAAATCGCACGATTGTAATCATAATTGTTTGCGTATTTCGGGTGATTAATCACAATATTTCCCCAGTCCATTATATTTTCAAAAAACGTTGGGATTTGTTCTTCTGATTTAAAGTAAATCTTTGTGATGTTACGGCAACCTAATCCATAATAGCGGAAAATATCATCACCTAAAGCTTTAAAATCTTCTAACGTTTCTGTTCCATTTAATACAGCAACAGAGGTTCTATTTTTACGAATGATGTTCGGAACTTTCGAAAAGTATTGTTCAAAATAACGAGCAGTATTGTTGCTACCAGTAGCAATTACGGCGTCAAATCCTTCTAAACGTTCAACAGTTTGAATAATCGTTTGGAATTCTTCATCTATACCTTGTAAAAATTGAATCACAAAAGCCATTAATTTATCATCCTTCGATGAGGTTTTGATTAAGGCATTGTGTCCAGCCAATATAACCGATAACAAATCATGAAATCCAACCAACGGTAGATTTCCTGCCATAATAATCCCTACATTTTTAGGTGTAGTAGCCATGGGATAATCTTTTACCCATTCGGCTAAATTCGATGTGGTTAATGCTTCTGCCCAATTGTCCAAAGCAAAAAATACATTTTCTTTTGTAAACCAATTGTTGTATGCTTCAGCATCGCTAATGGCATAACCAATCGTTTCGTCTAACGATTCAAATTTAGTTTTTAAGGCTTCGCATGTAGGAAGCGTCTTATTTGTAATATATTTAAATAGTTGTGCTAATTGGTTAAATGCTGAAATCCTTTGATTGATTGTCATAATACTTAAAAAATAAAATGTAATTTTGTAGCTACAAATGTAGGAATTTAAAAACAGATACAATGGCTATTATTATAACTGATGAATGTATAAATTGTGGAGCTTGTGAACCAGAATGTCCAAACAACGCAATTTATGAAGCTGCTGTGGATTGGAAATATTCTGAGGGAACTTCTCTTTCAGGAACTATCGTAAATATCGACGGAAAAGAATTTGATGCCGATGCTGTACAAGATCCTGTAAGTGATGAAGTATACTACATCGTTCCTGATAAGTGTACAGAATGTAAAGGTTTCCATGAAGAACCTCAATGTGCTGCAGTTTGTCCAGTGGATTGTTGTATTCCAGATGATAATCATGTGGAAAGTGAAGAACGTTTATTATCAAAGAAAGCTTTCTTACACGCAGAATAATCTTATTTTAAACACATAAAAAAATCCCTTTTGATTTCAGTCAAATAGGGATTTTTTATTTTATAAGATAAATCCAAAGATGTAAAGGATTAATCCTGTGACCATTAAAATATCACATCTTCCACCAAATAAACTAGGAGGTAAATTGAATATACTTATTCTTTTGACTTATTCATATAGGCTTGGATAAATTCATTGGTGAATTCTTCCATTTCTAAATCTTTTGGAGCTTCCTTTCCATTAAATAATAACACAGAAAAAGGCTTTTCAACTAAATTGACATCGTGTAATTGCCCATCACTTGTCGTAAACGTTATGATTTCATTGGCTAGTCGATCAATGGTTTCAATTTTATTTTCTTCCAGAATAAGATTAGCTTCATTGATGAAATGTGCTCCATCGCCATGAAATATTTGATAATCCTCACCGAACTCTTTTTTGGCTTCTTCCAATTGTTCGTTTGTTGGAACCACTAAAATAGCCATGGGACGATTCACGACGAAGTTTTTACCGACGGTAATCTCTCCTTCCGCATTTTCATGAATTTTAGCTTCATTTTTAGGTTGTTCACAACTTGTGAATAATGCCAATACGGATAGTATTAAGATGTACTTTTTCATATTTTGTGTTTTGTACTTCTAAAATAAGGGATTTATGACCAATAAAAAAGTCCGATATCAATCGGACTTAAAATTTATTTACTGAATTTTTTTCTTCGAATAAAGTAACCTAATCCGCCCAAAAGGGCGATGATTCCAATTGGAACAATTAAGTTCAGCTGTTGCCAATATTGTTTATCAGATAATACTTTAGTTTCATTTAATAAAGGAATTTCCGATTTACGATTACGTAAGGCTAAGAAATCTTCATCACCCAATAAATAATCCATGGCATTTAATACAAATGTTTGATTCGCATAGGTTGTAGGACGAGAATTTGGATTATCAGGTCGTACAGAATATTTATCTTCTCCCAAACGCATCGGCATTCCTCGCCACAGGTGATTTTTTAAAACATCACCATCCGAGATAACGATCATTTTACCATTGGTTGATTGAGCCTTGAAATTTGGAATCTCTTGTCGTTCGAATCGAGAGGCATAAGCCGATTTAAAGTTCCCTTCCAATAACACAGCCATTGGAATTTTTCCCATCACAAATTCATCTACATTCTCTACATCAACTTCATCCAACGAAATATAATTTAATGCAGGTTTCATTGAGGTTTGTGGAGACGAACTTAATAAGACAGTTTGTTTAATGTTTGGATTTTCTAAAAGTTCAATAGGATTCGCAAAATTAAAAATAACTGGATCAATACTCGCGGTAATAGGATTAGGATCACCTGCTAAACCTAACTCAAAGTAAGGCCAAGTGTAGTAATTGTAACTTACATTTCCAGCCGTTTCACCATCTGCTAAAACGATTTTCCCTCCATTTAAGTCTTTGATAATGGTATTGTGTAATCGAACCCCATAATTGAATAAGAATTCATTAATTTTTAGATCACGTGGGAAAGCAACAATTTTACCTGATCGAAAAATTGAATCCATTTCAGCATCAACAGTCTCAACAGCAAAAAGCATTTTTCCTCCATTCATGATGTATTGATCTAATACCATTTTATCTTTTTCTGAAAATGGTAAAGTAGGTTTTGCAACAATCAATCCATCAAATCGTTTCAGACTATCAATATCTTCATAGTCAAAACTAAATTTTTTATTGGCAATTGGATTTAAGTATATCTCAACATCGTATTTTTCTGATAGCGCACGACCTAATCCATCGATATTTTGCTGTGGTAATTCATCATGATGAACAATAAATCCAATTTTCTTACGATTGGTATTGGTAATTTTCTGAATCTTTTCAGCAAATAGATATTCTAACTTTTCAGTCGAAGCCACGGCTAATTCCTCGAAAGGAGTAGACGGGTCATTGACTAACGTTTCCATCCACATTACTTTATCACCATAAGAAAGACGAGCGTAGGGATAAACATTAAGTACACCTTTATCTGTTTTTATAGGTATTGCAACTATCCCTGCTTCTTCCATTTCTGAAGTATTCATTTCCAATGGATCAACGAAACGGTATTTTACTTTTGGATTTTTCTCTTTTAATTCTTCTAATAAAAACTGAATTTCATTTTTAAGAATACGATAATTACCTGTTAATTCGCCACCTAAAAGAATATCAATTTGTAATTCTTTATCGATATTTTCTAATAACAGATTTGAAGTTTCTGTTAAAGTATAGCGTTTATCTTGTGTAAGGTCAAAACGTTTATAAGCAAATTGGCTGATAATCAAAACAGCGATTAAAAGCCCAAAAACAACGAATGATTTTTTTTCAATTGCTTTCATTCAATTATTTTTTAAGGTGTAGGTTAATAATAGTTGCTTGAAGTAATAAAGCAATAATCACGACAAAATAGGCTAAATCTCTCGTGTCTAATATTCCTTTTAAAAATTGTTGGTAGTGGGAATAACTTCCTATTTTTTGTACATAGTAATCAGCAGATCCTAATAAGTTATAAGATGCTAATCCTTCAAATCCATAATAGCTAATAAAACAGATGAATACAGCAAAAACATAGGCCATCACCTGATTTTTAGAAAGGCTAGAAGTCAAAATTCCTATTGCTGAAAATAAACTTCCCAATAGAAACAATCCCAAATAACCATTATAAATCGTTCCATAATCCAACGATTGATCAGAAATGATAAAGTTTTCTAATGTCAAAGTAAATAAGAACGTTCCCAATAAACAGAAAATAACAATGCTTAGAACAGCAAAGAATTTCCCCCATACAATTTGGTTAATTTTTATAGGTAGTGTAAATAACCATAATAAAGTACCATTGTTTTGCTCTTCAGCAATCATCTTCATGGTTAGCGCGGGTATCATAAACATAAAGATCCAAGGTGCGATAAAGAAGAAACTACTTAATGAAGCGTTTCCAGTATTGAATACGTTAAACTGGTTATCGAAGAACCAAAGAAATAATGTAGAAATGAAAATGAATGCAAATGCAGCCAAATACGCTGTAAATCCTAAAAAGAACTGATTAAATTCTTTTTTGAAGATGGTCCACATGTTAGTTTTTATTGTTACGGTTAATAATCTTTACAATTGCCATAATGATAAATCCAACTAAAAAGAAGCTGATTACCGCCCATGGCCAATGTTGTACAAAACCTCCTTTTTGGATAACTGCAAACACAACAGCAAATAAAATAATCGTTGCTACTTCATTCATCATGCGAAGACGAACGGATGTATATTTATGAATATCTTTTTTCTGTTCTTGGATGGTTTTCCAGCACCAAAAGTGGTAGGCAGACAATAAAACGATAACTCCGAGTTTAAATTGCATCCAACCTGCATTTAATAATCCTGGATTTTTAAAAAGCATGTTAGCCCCCATAATTACCATAATGGAAAATGCAGGCACAGTAATCACATTCCAAAGACGTGATTTCATAAATTTATACTGTTCAGCTAAAATAGACTTTTTTGGTTCTTCCATCGATTGGGTGTCATTATGATAAATCATTAATCGGACGATATAAAATAATCCTGCAAAATAACTTACCACGAAAATCACGTGTATCGCTTTATATATAAGATAATTATAACCCATATAATTCTATCTATCGTTAGAAATTCGATTGGTTATCGAATTCAATTGTAATTGTATCTCCTTTTTTTAATCCCATTAATTGATTTGCTCCACCCGTAAGTTCAGGATTACTTTTATACAACGTGACTTCTAGGAAATCCGCTGAATTGAACAGACATAATGTTCTACCCATTGCTTGGAATTCTTTCGAGAAATCCTGAACAACGTCATTGTAATGATTGTAGATGATATCAATGTCTGTAATCGAAAAGTCTTTTTGTCTTAAAATGATCTTGAATGCTCTATCATTCGATACTTCATTAAAATATCGACGTGTAATATTCGTAATCACATTTCCAAAATGATCGATGTAAATCACATTCCCTACTAAGAATTTATCATCACGATAAATTGGTTTTAATTCATTCAGTTGTTTAAATTCGTTTCGTTTAAACCCAAGTAAAGATGGTAATCCACCACGTGCTAAATGGCACGCTACAGGAACAAAACAATTCTTTACAGGGAACAAACTATCGATTCCTTCCGGATGTACCGTTATTTCATAAACTTCCTCATGAATCTCCGTTTGGCAAATCAAAGATAATATTCCATTATCTCCACAAATAAAATAGTGTCCATTGATATGAGCACAAATAGGTTTTTGGTCTGGTGTTGTCAATGAGTTGACACCAATAATGTGTATCGTTCCTTTCGGAAACTCATTGTATGAATTACGAATAATATACGCCGCTTCTGATAAGTCGTAAGGACTTACCTGATGCGAAATATCTACAATAGTAACGTCCGACAATTCTTTAAGAATTGCACCCTTAATACTCGAAACAAAATAGTCTTTGGTACCAAAATCGGTAGTTAACGTAATAATTGCCATTATTCTTTTAATACTTAGCAAATATATTGTTTATTTTTGTGTTAGTGAACCAAAACAATAGCACATTTGACTGAAATTAATATAGAACTAAATGAAATAAATGCACAAGACTTCTATGGTCCTAATAATGAGCATTTAAAGCGTATTAAAGAATACTATCCTAAACTAAAAATTATTGGGAGAGGGAAGGTTTTGACGGTGTTTGGAAACGAAGATCAATTGCAGATTTTCGAACAAAAAATAGCAAAAATTATTCAGCATATTCAAAAATATAATCGTTTGAACAATAGAGATCTTGAAATTATTATGATGGAAGATCAATTGGAAATGCTTCAAATGAAAAAAGAAGATGAAATTATTGTTCATGGAGTGAATGGGAAGTTAATAAAGCCTCAAACTCCGGGACATAAGAAACTCGTCGAAAAAGTGTATGCGAAAGATATGACATTTGCGATTGGTCCTGCTGGAACCGGAAAAACCTATATGAGTGTAGCTTTAGCTGTTCAAGCATTAAAAAATAAGGAAGTTCGTCGAATTATCTTGACTCGTCCAGCTGTAGAAGCAGGTGAAAGTTTAGGATTTTTACCAGGGGATATGAAAGATAAATTGGACCCATATTTACAACCTCTATATGATGCATTAAAAGATATGATTCATTTCGAAAAATTAGATGGTCATTTGGAGCGTGGAGTAATTGAAGTAGCGCCTTTAGCTTTTATGCGTGGACGAACGTTGGATGATGCTTTTGTGATCTTAGACGAAGCCCAAAATACAACATATGCTCAAATGAAAATGTTCTTAACGCGTATGGGGAAAAACTCGAAGTTTATTATTACGGGTGATCCGAATCAGGTTGATTTACCGCCACGTCAAAAATCAGGTCTACGAGAAGCTTTGCATATATTAAAAGATGTAAAAGATATTGGATTTATCTTTTTGGATGATCGTGATGTGGTTCGTCACCAATTGGTGAGGGATATTTTAAAAGCTTACAAAGTTTCCGAAGATAAAGAAAGAGAAGAAATCGACATCAATGATGTTAAAAAATAAAAAGAAAGCAAGGTGTTAAGCCTTGCTTTTTTAGTTTCGGTCCAAGCTTCGGTATTGGATGGCCTCCCCAATATGTTTCGATAAAATTGGCTCTGATTCATCTAAGTCAGCAATTGTACGTGCCACTCTCAATATTCGATCGTATGCTCGTGCCGAAAGATTTAATCGGTCCATTGCAGTCTTAATTAATTTTTTACTCCCTTCATCCAATACACAATAACGATCCAATTCCTTAGGTCCCATTTGAGAATTATAATGAATGGTTTGATTTTCGAAACGTTGGGTTTGTTTAGCTCTTGCTTGGATAACCCTTGCGCGAATGACATCACTTTTTTCTCCATTTCGACTTTGAGATAAATCATCAAAAGGTACTGGAGTAACTTCGATATGTAAATCAATGCGGTCCAATAAAGGACCAGAAATTTTATTCATGTAACGTTGCATTTCGGCTAATGTGGATGTATTTTGTGGGTCATCTGGGAAGAATCCACTTGGACTTGGATTCATAGAAGCAACAAGCATAAAACTTGAGGGATAAGTAACCGTAAACTTCGCTCTTGATATGGTTACTTCTCGATCTTCCAAAGGTTGACGCATGACCTCTAAAACGGAACGTTTAAATTCAGGTAATTCATCTAAAAATAATACACCATTATGCGATAACGAAATTTCTCCTGGTTGTGGATATGAACCACCTCCCACCAAAGCAACATCTGATATGGTATGATGGGGTGATATAAATGGGCGTTGTAAAACAAGAGACTTCGAACCTAATTTACCTGCGACGCTATGAATCTTTGTGGTTTCAAGTGCTTCATCAATGGTCATCGGTGGTAAAATGGTCGAAATTCTTTTCGCTAACATTGTTTTCCCACTTCCCGGTGGACCTATTAATATAATATTATGTCCACCAGCAGCAGCAATCTCCATGGCGCGTTTCACATTTTCTTGCCCTTTTACATCCGAAAAACAATATTTGTATTGATTTAGTTCATTTAAATGATGATGTGTCAAATCAAAATGATGAGGTTCTAATTCGATGTCGTGATTTAAAAATTGAATCACTTGCAAGATATTAGTTACTCCATAAACTTCGATACCTTGTACTACGGCTGCTTCATCCGCATTTTGTTTTGGTAGAATGATTCTTTTAAATCCTTGATTTTTGGCTTCAATTGTAATAGGTAATGCTCCTTTGATTGGTCGCAATGATCCATCTAAAGAAAGTTCACCCATCATGACATATTCTTCCAATTGATCATTATGAATCTGTTCAGAGGCGGATAAAATTCCAATCGCAATGGTTAAGTCATAAGCAGAACCTTCTTTTTGTAAATCGGCAGGCGCCATGTTTATGGTAATTTTTTTTCCAGGAATTTTGAATCCTTGATTCTTGAGCGCGGATTGGATGCGAAAATTACTTTCTTTAATCGCTGAATCGGGTAGTCCGACCAGATGATATCCAACGCCTTGATCAATATTTACTTCGACCGTGATGGTCTGAGCTGAAACTCCAAAAATTGCACTTCCGTAAATTTTCTTCAACATAACAACTATTTTTTATAAATTTACTTCCTTTTTCTAGTTAATAAAAGCTCAAAAAGGATTTAAATGTTTAATTATAAACAGAATAGCGAAGAAGTCTATTCAAAATCTATATGAAGAAAGAAAAAATAAGTTTCGAATACGAAGTATTTGACTCAATCCACGATTTATCAGAGGAAAATAAAGTCTTAGTATCGAAAGCCAATCATATCTCAAAATCGGCTTACGCCCCTTATTCAAAATTCCATGTTGGAGCTGCTGTAGAATTGGAAGATGGACAAGTCTTTGTCAGTAGCAATCAAGAAAATGCATCCTACCCTGTAGGAACATGTGCAGAACGTGGACTATTAGCATATGTCAATGCCAATTTCCCTAATATTAAAGTAAAAAAACTAGCGGTTTCTACCATTAATATTAACGTTCCTTTACCTCCTTGCGGGATGTGCCGTCAATACATTCTTGAAATTGAAAAGAAGCAAAACGATAATATAGCGTTGTTTTTATCCGGAAACGAAGGGCAAGTAATTAAAGTAGATGCTGCTAAAGATTTGCTACCGCTCAATTTTACGGAAGATTTTTTAGACTAGCAATTTTGCACACTTATAAAGTTTAGTTTATTTTTGTTCGAACGAATTGTGCAATTATGGAAAAATTAACGCAAGAACAATACCTACAATGGTATCGAGATATGAACTTTTGGCGTCGCTTCGAAGACAAGTGCCGTTCATTGTATTTAAAACAAAAGATTAGAGGTTTCTTACATTTATATAATGGTCAAGAAGCTTTACCAGCTGGGTTTTTACATGCAATGCAACCAGAAGATCGTGTAATTACAGCTTATCGCTGTCACGTATGGCCAATGGCAATGGGAGTAGATCCTAAACGCATCATGGCTGAGTTATGTGGGAAAGCGACAGGTACTTCTCAAGGTTTAGGAGGTTCGATGCACGTATTTAGTAAAGAACACCACTTCTTCGGTGGACACGGAATTGTCGGTGGACAAATTAACTTAGGTGCAGGTATTGCATTTGGGGATAAATACAACGACAAAAAACATGTAACAATCTGTTTAATGGGAGATGGGGCTACGCGTCAAGGAACATTACACGAAACTTTTAACATGGCAATGAACTGGAAATTACCAGTGGTATTTGTTTGTGAAAACAACCAATACGCTATGGGAACTTCTGTAAAACGTACAGCGAATCACGAAGACATTTGGAAATTAGGTTTAGGATATGATATGCCTTCAATGCCTGTGGATGGAATGGATCCTGTAAAAGTAGCGGAAGCGGCTTACGAAGCGATTGAACGTGCGCGTCGTGGTGATGGACCTACATTCTTAGATATTCGTACGTATCGTTACCGTGGTCATTCGATGTCGGATGCAGAACCATACCGTACGAAAGAAGAAGTTGAATCATTCAAACAAGAAGATCCAATTTTACATGTTGAAAATGAAATTTTATCAAATAACTGGGCAACTCGCGAGCAGTTAGATGTAATTATGGATGAGGTGAAAAGCGCTGTAGAAGAGTGTGTGGAATTTGCAGAAAATTCACCATATCCAGACGCGAATGTGATGTATGACTACATCTATTCTCAAGAAGATTACCCATTTTTAGATAAAGTTGAAAATAACTAATTAAAACCATGGCAGAAATTATTACAATGCCGCGCTTAAGCGATACAATGGAGGAAGGTACTGTTGTAAAGTGGCATAAAAATGTTGGAGATAAAGTTTCAGAAGGGGATATTTTAGCCGAAATCGAAACAGATAAAGCAATTCAAGAATTCGAATCCGAATACGATGGTGTTTTATTATTTCAAGGGGCAAAAGAAAATGAGCCTGCTGCTGTTGATACAATTTTAGCAGTAATCGGAAACGAAGGGGAAGATATTTCAGCGCTTATCAATGGTGAATCGACTCAAGGATCAGAAGTAGAGGTAAAACAAGAAACGCCTGTAGTTTCAGAACAACCTGCTTCTGCACCTGCAGAAATTCCATCTAATGTAAATGTAGTCACAATGCCTCGTCTTTCAGATACAATGGAAGAAGGGACAGTGGTTGTTTGGCATAAAAATGTTGGAGATAAAATTTCAGAAGGTGATATTTTAGCCGAAATTGAAACGGATAAAGCAGTACAAGAATTCGAATCTGAATTTGATGGTGTTTTATTATATCAAGGGGCTAAAGAAAACGAACCTGCACCTGTAGATACAGTATTAGCAATTATAGGTGAAGAAGGAACAGATGTTTCAGCTCTTGTGGCAAATGGAGGTCAAATTCCAGTTCAAGAATCAAAAACTGAAGTGATTGAAGACGAAAAACCAGTAGTGGTGGAGTTAGCTGTCGAGCCAACTCAAACGTCGAATGATCGTATTTTTGCTTCTCCATTAGCAAAGTCAATTGCAAAAGATAAAGGAATTAATTTAGCTGAAGTTAAAGGTTCAGGAGATCAAGGTCGTATCGTGAAGAAAGATGTTGAAAACTTCCAACCAGCTGCTAAAGCAGAAACTCCTAAAGAAACGAAATCAGAAGTAGCTGCTCCAATTGCTGCTGCTCCAGTTCAAGAGTTTATATCAGGAGAGGATAAAGAAATTCCAAATTCTCAAATGAGAAAAGTAATTGCAAAACGATTAGCAGAATCGAAATATTCAGCTCCTCATTATTATTTAAATATTGAGCTGGATATGGATAATGCGATTGAAGCACGTAAGCAATTAAATTCTGTGCCTAATACGAAAGTATCGTTCAATGATATTGTAGTGAAGGCTTGTGCAATGGCATTACGTAAACATCCAGCAATTAATGCTTCTTGGTATGATGATAAAATTGTACAACACGTAAATATTAATATTGGAGTAGCGGTTGCTGTAGAAGATGGATTATTAGTACCGGTTGTTAAAAATACAGACCAAAAAACATTCTCTCAAATTTCAGCAGAAATTAAAGATTATGCAGGTCGCGCAAGAGAGCGTAAATTGAAAGCAGATGAAATGGAAAAATCGACTTTCTCAGTTTCTAACTTAGGAATGTTTGGTATTGAATCATTTACTTCTATTATCAATCAACCAAACTCTTGTATTTTATCTGTTGGTGCAATCATTGAAAAACCTGTCGTGAAAAATGGTCAAATCGTTGTAGGGAACACGATGAAGTTATCTTTAGCATGTGATCACCGTACGGTAGATGGGGCAACAGGTGCACAGTTTTTACAAACATTGAAAATGTACATCGAGAATCCAGTAACTATGTTAGTTTAGGATTTAAGATTTTAACATAATCGATAAAGAGGCTGTCTCAAAAGACAGTCTCTTTTTTTTGTATTTTACCTGATGAATCTAATTTTGTAATTTAATAGTTCAAAATTGAATTAAATAAGCAAAAAATGTAAAAATGATGGTAAAATGAACTTTTTTCAGGTGATTTTCGCCATTTTCTTTAAGTTATGAGCAATAGCAAGTAAGCCGACTTCAATTTCGACTTTATCAACTCCTCTTAACATAAATCGTTTAAAGTTTTTGTTGTGTTTTATTTCGGCAAAAACTGGTTCAACATCGTGACATCTTTGTTTTCTGAGTTTGATACCTCTCACTGTATTGAGAAGTTTATATGCTTTTTCTCTTATTTTAGCCAGTTTGGGATTGCTCTCTGAAGAAGTAATTTGTCCTGATTTTTGATCTTTTCTGAAGTAATTGTATTTTACGTAAGGTTTTATCTTTTTTGATTTAAGCAAGTTATAATTTTCTTCTGAGCCATAGCCCGCATCGGCTACAAGCTCTTTTGGAGTTCTATGGTAATGCTGCTCAAAACCTGCTAAATGAGGTTTTAGAGTTTTTGTATCGGTTGGATTATGGTGAATAGAATAATGTAAAATATACTGTTTATTCGTGGAGATTTGCAGATTATAAGCGGGTTTTAGCTGACCATTTTTCATATGATCTTCTTTCATTCTCATAAATGTAGCATCTGTATCGGTCTTAGAGTAAGAATTTCTTTGTTGTAAAATCTCTTCTTGTTTTTTGTATTTTTCTAAATTCTTAGACCAATTTTTCTTTCCATAATTGAGCTTTTGACGAATCTTTGATGGGATTTTTTTATCTTTCAAAACTTCATTTATCTTATCAATTGTTTGTGTGACTTTTTCAGAATCGATTTCTTTAAATTCAATATTTTCTGTGTTTTGAAGCTCTTCTTTTGCTACACTTTCTGCGTAATTCCATAAGTCTTCTAACTGCTCAGAAATTCTAGCTTTGTGTTTTTTTATCGCTCTTCCCCAAACGAATGTATAGCGATTAGCGTTTGCCTCAATCTTAGTCCCATCAACAAAAGTGGTTGTTAAACTAACGATTCCTTCTTTTTCTAAAAGCAAGACTATTTGAGTGAATATAGATTTCAGTTTACCTTTTAATCGCTCGCTACGAAAGCGATTTATCGTATTATGGTCAGGACGATTCATTCCAGAAAGCCACATAAAATGAATATTTTCTTTCAGTGCTTGTTCTAATTTACGGCTTGAATAAATATTACTTAGGTAGCCATAAATCAACACTTTCAGAAGCATTTTTGGGTGATAAGATGATGTTCCATATGGTTTATAGCTATTAATAAGATTTTTAATTGCTAAACCATCTATTATATTGGAAATAACTCTAACAGGATGCTTTTCTTCTATCAACTCCGATAAATTTGGAGGAAAAAGCAAATTTTCTTTGGGATTGTAATCTTTAAAGACTATTTTCGAACTAGTATACACACAGCAATTTAATAAAATTGCACCAATTGGGAAAGCTTAGGCTTTCCTTTTTTCTTAAAAAAAAGCTGTCTCACTTTTGAGACAGCCTCTTTTTTTTGTTTCAAAAAT from Faecalibacter sp. LW9 encodes:
- a CDS encoding YifB family Mg chelatase-like AAA ATPase, translated to MLKKIYGSAIFGVSAQTITVEVNIDQGVGYHLVGLPDSAIKESNFRIQSALKNQGFKIPGKKITINMAPADLQKEGSAYDLTIAIGILSASEQIHNDQLEEYVMMGELSLDGSLRPIKGALPITIEAKNQGFKRIILPKQNADEAAVVQGIEVYGVTNILQVIQFLNHDIELEPHHFDLTHHHLNELNQYKYCFSDVKGQENVKRAMEIAAAGGHNIILIGPPGSGKTMLAKRISTILPPMTIDEALETTKIHSVAGKLGSKSLVLQRPFISPHHTISDVALVGGGSYPQPGEISLSHNGVLFLDELPEFKRSVLEVMRQPLEDREVTISRAKFTVTYPSSFMLVASMNPSPSGFFPDDPQNTSTLAEMQRYMNKISGPLLDRIDLHIEVTPVPFDDLSQSRNGEKSDVIRARVIQARAKQTQRFENQTIHYNSQMGPKELDRYCVLDEGSKKLIKTAMDRLNLSARAYDRILRVARTIADLDESEPILSKHIGEAIQYRSLDRN
- a CDS encoding cytidine deaminase, coding for MKKEKISFEYEVFDSIHDLSEENKVLVSKANHISKSAYAPYSKFHVGAAVELEDGQVFVSSNQENASYPVGTCAERGLLAYVNANFPNIKVKKLAVSTININVPLPPCGMCRQYILEIEKKQNDNIALFLSGNEGQVIKVDAAKDLLPLNFTEDFLD
- the pdhA gene encoding pyruvate dehydrogenase (acetyl-transferring) E1 component subunit alpha — translated: MEKLTQEQYLQWYRDMNFWRRFEDKCRSLYLKQKIRGFLHLYNGQEALPAGFLHAMQPEDRVITAYRCHVWPMAMGVDPKRIMAELCGKATGTSQGLGGSMHVFSKEHHFFGGHGIVGGQINLGAGIAFGDKYNDKKHVTICLMGDGATRQGTLHETFNMAMNWKLPVVFVCENNQYAMGTSVKRTANHEDIWKLGLGYDMPSMPVDGMDPVKVAEAAYEAIERARRGDGPTFLDIRTYRYRGHSMSDAEPYRTKEEVESFKQEDPILHVENEILSNNWATREQLDVIMDEVKSAVEECVEFAENSPYPDANVMYDYIYSQEDYPFLDKVENN
- a CDS encoding 2-oxo acid dehydrogenase subunit E2, giving the protein MAEIITMPRLSDTMEEGTVVKWHKNVGDKVSEGDILAEIETDKAIQEFESEYDGVLLFQGAKENEPAAVDTILAVIGNEGEDISALINGESTQGSEVEVKQETPVVSEQPASAPAEIPSNVNVVTMPRLSDTMEEGTVVVWHKNVGDKISEGDILAEIETDKAVQEFESEFDGVLLYQGAKENEPAPVDTVLAIIGEEGTDVSALVANGGQIPVQESKTEVIEDEKPVVVELAVEPTQTSNDRIFASPLAKSIAKDKGINLAEVKGSGDQGRIVKKDVENFQPAAKAETPKETKSEVAAPIAAAPVQEFISGEDKEIPNSQMRKVIAKRLAESKYSAPHYYLNIELDMDNAIEARKQLNSVPNTKVSFNDIVVKACAMALRKHPAINASWYDDKIVQHVNINIGVAVAVEDGLLVPVVKNTDQKTFSQISAEIKDYAGRARERKLKADEMEKSTFSVSNLGMFGIESFTSIINQPNSCILSVGAIIEKPVVKNGQIVVGNTMKLSLACDHRTVDGATGAQFLQTLKMYIENPVTMLV
- a CDS encoding IS1182 family transposase, with translation MYTSSKIVFKDYNPKENLLFPPNLSELIEEKHPVRVISNIIDGLAIKNLINSYKPYGTSSYHPKMLLKVLIYGYLSNIYSSRKLEQALKENIHFMWLSGMNRPDHNTINRFRSERLKGKLKSIFTQIVLLLEKEGIVSLTTTFVDGTKIEANANRYTFVWGRAIKKHKARISEQLEDLWNYAESVAKEELQNTENIEFKEIDSEKVTQTIDKINEVLKDKKIPSKIRQKLNYGKKNWSKNLEKYKKQEEILQQRNSYSKTDTDATFMRMKEDHMKNGQLKPAYNLQISTNKQYILHYSIHHNPTDTKTLKPHLAGFEQHYHRTPKELVADAGYGSEENYNLLKSKKIKPYVKYNYFRKDQKSGQITSSESNPKLAKIREKAYKLLNTVRGIKLRKQRCHDVEPVFAEIKHNKNFKRFMLRGVDKVEIEVGLLAIAHNLKKMAKIT